From the genome of Chloroflexota bacterium, one region includes:
- a CDS encoding TIGR00300 family protein — MADYPFREVVEIRGHIIDSMILPTIMDEIMDRGGEFDIQTIEVGRHKEDTSYARIEVRAATADELAALIEQIGRLGATPVQAAPVQTAAAPRDGVFPDDFYSTTNLQTLVNIAGTWQPVAYPEMDCGILVDTQARTARCVTLGEVRAGDRIVVGHEGIRVIPLERPRQQPPVFAFMGSSVSPEKPNPRLIREIATRMQAVRAAGENILLVGGPVLIHTGCRPQVEWLIEHGYVQALFGGNGLATHDIEVALYGTSLGVSLQDGIPVEGGHEHHLRAINVIRRAGGIRAAVEQEILTSGVMHACVRHDVDLVLAGSIRDDGPLPDVITDTQLAQTEMRRVIRRGVKFALILASMLHGIATGNLLPADTTTVCVDIEPAVVTKLSDRGTFQNISIVADVGSFLRELVRDLAD, encoded by the coding sequence ATGGCCGATTATCCGTTCCGTGAAGTCGTCGAGATCCGCGGACACATCATCGACTCCATGATCCTGCCCACCATCATGGACGAGATCATGGACCGCGGCGGTGAGTTCGATATCCAGACGATCGAGGTTGGCCGCCACAAGGAAGACACGAGCTACGCGCGAATCGAAGTCCGCGCCGCGACCGCCGACGAGCTGGCGGCCCTCATCGAACAGATCGGGCGTCTGGGCGCCACCCCGGTCCAGGCCGCCCCCGTCCAAACCGCGGCGGCGCCTCGCGACGGCGTGTTTCCCGACGATTTCTACTCCACGACCAACCTGCAGACCCTTGTGAACATCGCGGGCACCTGGCAACCGGTCGCCTACCCCGAGATGGATTGCGGCATCCTCGTCGACACCCAAGCCCGAACAGCACGGTGCGTCACGCTTGGTGAGGTGCGCGCGGGCGATCGCATCGTGGTCGGACACGAGGGCATTCGGGTCATCCCGCTGGAGCGGCCGCGCCAGCAGCCCCCCGTCTTCGCGTTCATGGGGAGCAGCGTCTCGCCGGAGAAGCCGAACCCGCGCCTGATCCGCGAGATCGCGACACGGATGCAGGCCGTCCGCGCCGCTGGGGAGAACATCCTCCTCGTCGGCGGCCCGGTCCTGATCCACACCGGCTGCCGCCCCCAGGTGGAATGGCTCATCGAGCACGGATACGTGCAAGCCCTCTTCGGGGGCAACGGGCTCGCAACGCACGACATCGAGGTCGCGCTCTACGGCACATCGCTCGGGGTGTCGCTCCAGGACGGGATTCCGGTCGAGGGTGGGCACGAGCACCACCTCCGCGCGATCAACGTCATTCGACGAGCGGGGGGGATCCGCGCCGCCGTCGAGCAGGAGATCCTCACCTCAGGAGTCATGCACGCCTGCGTGCGACACGATGTCGATCTGGTCCTGGCCGGCTCGATTCGCGACGACGGCCCGCTTCCCGACGTGATTACCGATACACAGCTCGCGCAGACGGAGATGCGCCGCGTGATTCGGCGAGGCGTGAAGTTTGCCCTGATCCTCGCTTCAATGCTCCATGGCATCGCCACCGGGAATCTGCTTCCGGCGGATACGACAACGGTCTGCGTCGACATCGAGCCGGCCGTGGTGACGAAGCTCTCCGACCGCGGTACGTTTCAGAACATCAGCATCGTCGCGGACGTGGGAAGCTTCCTCCGGGAGCTGGTTCGCGACCTCGCGGACTGA
- the cofG gene encoding 7,8-didemethyl-8-hydroxy-5-deazariboflavin synthase CofG, whose protein sequence is MSPTVEAPDLQACPPGVRAPLDRVLAGRALDRASAYRLMRADAHELPAIIAAAGELRDRGKGRTVTYSRKVFIPLTNLCRDKCGYCTFAKAPGHPDARTLDPEDVLQIAGAGRDRGCKEALFSLGERPEERYAIARDALRRLGYRSTVDYLGAMCHLVADETGLIPHTNAGVMGRDELMALREVNGSMGLMLESVSERLMEQGQAHFGCVGKAPRVRLDMIAAAGDLEIAFTTGILIGIGETLEERVDSLFAIRELHASYGHIQEVIIQNFRVKPTIRMRRWPEPSALDMARTIAVARLILGPDMNIQSPPNLFLEGETSDLSSYLRAGINDWGGISPVTIDHINPECAWPAIAHLRDTTKEAGFDLRERLCIYPEYLRRPSFVPPRFRSQIESWAGIDGLVRDEEPWWS, encoded by the coding sequence ATGAGCCCCACAGTCGAAGCTCCCGATCTTCAGGCGTGCCCTCCTGGGGTCCGTGCGCCGCTCGATCGGGTCCTCGCGGGGAGGGCTCTCGATCGCGCATCCGCGTATCGTCTCATGCGCGCGGATGCCCACGAGCTGCCCGCGATTATCGCGGCGGCCGGGGAGCTGCGGGATCGCGGCAAAGGCCGGACCGTGACGTACTCGCGCAAGGTGTTCATCCCGCTGACCAATCTCTGTCGCGACAAGTGCGGGTACTGCACGTTCGCGAAGGCGCCCGGGCATCCGGATGCGCGCACGCTCGATCCGGAGGATGTCCTCCAGATCGCGGGTGCTGGCCGCGATCGGGGCTGCAAGGAGGCGCTGTTCAGCCTTGGGGAGCGCCCGGAGGAGCGATACGCCATCGCGCGCGATGCGCTCCGTCGCCTGGGGTACCGGAGTACCGTCGACTATCTGGGCGCGATGTGCCACTTGGTGGCCGACGAGACCGGACTCATCCCCCACACGAACGCGGGAGTGATGGGCCGTGATGAGCTGATGGCTCTTCGCGAGGTGAACGGGTCGATGGGGCTCATGCTCGAAAGTGTCAGCGAGCGACTCATGGAGCAGGGGCAGGCGCATTTCGGCTGCGTGGGAAAGGCGCCCCGCGTGCGCCTGGATATGATCGCGGCGGCGGGGGATCTCGAAATCGCGTTCACGACCGGTATCCTCATTGGGATTGGGGAAACCCTCGAGGAACGTGTCGATTCGCTCTTCGCCATTCGTGAGCTGCACGCGAGCTATGGACACATCCAGGAGGTCATCATCCAGAATTTTCGGGTGAAGCCGACGATTCGGATGCGCAGATGGCCTGAGCCCTCCGCTCTCGACATGGCGCGGACGATTGCCGTCGCGCGGCTCATCCTCGGGCCCGATATGAACATCCAGTCGCCGCCCAACCTCTTCCTGGAAGGCGAAACCAGCGACCTGTCCAGCTATCTTCGCGCGGGAATCAATGACTGGGGCGGAATCTCCCCGGTGACGATCGACCACATTAACCCCGAGTGCGCGTGGCCGGCGATCGCCCACCTTCGCGACACGACAAAAGAAGCGGGGTTCGACCTGCGCGAACGACTGTGCATCTACCCCGAATACCTCCGTCGGCCGTCATTTGTCCCGCCGCGATTTCGCTCACAGATCGAGTCGTGGGCCGGGATCGACGGATTGGTCCGCGACGAGGAGCCGTGGTGGAGCTGA
- the cofH gene encoding 5-amino-6-(D-ribitylamino)uracil--L-tyrosine 4-hydroxyphenyl transferase CofH — MARILDRALDGREVSVDEGELLFGASGRSFNLLLMTADELRRRAVGDRVTYVVNRNINFTNVCIKRCGFCAFSRGHLEEQGYFLPISEVVRRAREAWELGATEVCIQAGLPPEMDGSLYLDVCRAIKRELPDIHVHGFSPEEVLYGAARSRCSVELYLERLKDAGVGSLPGTSAEILDERVRRIISPGRISVRNWIRVITGAHRAGIPTTSTIMYGHVETARDRAQHLATLREIQRETGGITEFVPLSFVHTEAPMFLKGLVPGVRPGASGTEVLKMYAVARIMLHGFISNIQVSWVKEGPRFAQACLAAGANDFGGTLINESISTAAGASHGQLTRPREIRALIRAAGRIPAERSTTYRILRELPDEPAVPDPLDVVDTSGDRFGSYQQLITRDDFRFRPGIAAGAGVSARASAASPR, encoded by the coding sequence ATCGCTCGGATCCTCGATCGCGCCCTCGATGGACGCGAGGTCAGCGTCGACGAGGGGGAGCTGCTGTTCGGGGCCAGCGGCCGCTCGTTCAACCTCCTGTTGATGACAGCGGACGAGCTGCGGCGTCGGGCGGTGGGGGATCGGGTCACCTACGTCGTCAACCGCAACATCAACTTCACGAATGTCTGCATCAAGCGGTGCGGGTTCTGCGCGTTCAGTCGCGGCCATTTGGAGGAGCAAGGGTACTTTCTGCCGATCTCCGAGGTCGTGCGTCGGGCGCGGGAGGCGTGGGAGCTCGGAGCCACTGAGGTGTGCATCCAGGCAGGCCTACCGCCGGAGATGGACGGCTCTCTCTACCTGGACGTGTGTCGAGCCATCAAGCGCGAGCTGCCGGACATCCACGTCCACGGGTTCTCGCCGGAAGAGGTGCTCTATGGAGCTGCTCGCTCCCGGTGCAGCGTGGAGCTGTACCTGGAGCGGTTGAAAGACGCGGGCGTCGGCTCACTGCCGGGGACGTCGGCGGAGATTTTGGACGAGCGGGTGCGACGGATCATCTCACCGGGTCGAATTTCGGTGCGGAATTGGATTCGCGTGATCACCGGCGCGCACCGCGCTGGCATCCCCACGACGTCAACCATCATGTACGGCCATGTTGAGACTGCGCGAGATCGCGCCCAGCACCTGGCAACGCTGCGCGAGATCCAGCGTGAGACGGGCGGGATCACCGAGTTTGTGCCGCTGAGCTTCGTGCATACCGAGGCTCCGATGTTCCTCAAAGGCCTGGTGCCAGGTGTGCGCCCGGGGGCCAGTGGGACCGAGGTGTTGAAGATGTACGCGGTGGCCCGCATCATGCTCCACGGATTCATCTCCAACATCCAGGTCTCGTGGGTGAAGGAGGGGCCACGCTTTGCCCAGGCGTGTCTCGCGGCCGGCGCCAATGACTTCGGTGGCACGCTCATCAACGAGAGCATCTCGACCGCCGCCGGCGCCTCCCACGGCCAGCTCACGCGTCCGCGGGAGATCCGGGCGCTGATCCGTGCGGCCGGGCGCATTCCTGCCGAGCGCTCCACCACGTATCGAATCCTGCGGGAGCTGCCGGACGAGCCGGCCGTACCCGATCCGCTCGACGTTGTGGATACTAGCGGGGATCGCTTCGGATCGTATCAGCAGCTGATCACCCGGGATGACTTCCGGTTCCGTCCAGGCATCGCGGCAGGAGCGGGCGTGAGCGCGCGTGCGTCGGCCGCGTCCCCGCGATGA
- a CDS encoding nitroreductase family protein encodes MSIADEPASRRTVDGADVVPVVDRAIRGRRSVRSFRPDPISDNDLDAVLDAARWAPSPHNAEPWRFVVLRSRAAKDRLARAMGARWGEDLARDGWAPDAIEAEQRKSIRRIVEAPAGIVVCLTSEGLDAYPDAGRQRAELMMAAHSVGAAVQNMMLAAFARGLATGWMCAPLFCPDVVREALGLSADLNPQGLITIGYPVAWPKVRERRPTAELVVDAI; translated from the coding sequence ATGAGCATCGCCGACGAGCCCGCGTCCCGCCGAACCGTAGACGGCGCGGACGTCGTTCCAGTCGTGGACCGCGCAATTCGCGGGCGCCGGTCGGTACGATCCTTTCGACCAGACCCCATCTCCGACAACGACCTCGACGCCGTGCTCGACGCGGCGCGGTGGGCTCCGTCACCCCACAACGCGGAGCCGTGGCGGTTTGTCGTCCTGCGGAGCCGCGCGGCAAAGGACCGGCTCGCCCGTGCGATGGGGGCGCGATGGGGTGAAGACCTCGCGCGCGATGGTTGGGCGCCGGACGCGATCGAAGCGGAGCAGCGCAAATCGATCCGCCGCATCGTCGAGGCGCCAGCGGGGATCGTCGTGTGCCTTACCAGCGAGGGGCTGGACGCATACCCGGACGCCGGCCGCCAGCGCGCCGAGCTGATGATGGCCGCCCACAGCGTCGGCGCCGCGGTCCAGAACATGATGCTCGCGGCATTCGCTCGCGGCCTCGCCACCGGCTGGATGTGCGCCCCGCTCTTTTGCCCGGACGTGGTGCGCGAGGCGCTCGGACTCTCCGCCGACCTGAACCCGCAGGGCTTGATTACTATTGGCTATCCCGTGGCGTGGCCCAAGGTCCGCGAGCGCCGGCCGACCGCGGAGCTCGTGGTCGACGCCATCTGA
- the npdG gene encoding NADPH-dependent F420 reductase yields MARELGRETIAVIGGTGPEGSGLALRWARAGFPVAIGSRDASRAGEMAARIQQRVGGGRVYGAENVAAAASAEIVVLTVPFAAQQTTLKAIRGALRPGQVVVDVTVPLAAAIGGRATRVLGVWEGSAAEATAESVPDGVSVVAAFHNISAGHLDHLEAAIDCDVLVCGDERGSKVRVARLVEALDGARFVDAGPLANARIVESITALLVGINIRYKIPGAGIRITGLPAAEPRS; encoded by the coding sequence ATGGCCCGTGAACTTGGACGCGAGACCATCGCAGTGATTGGAGGCACGGGGCCAGAGGGTTCCGGGCTGGCCTTGCGCTGGGCGCGAGCTGGCTTTCCGGTCGCCATCGGCTCACGCGATGCGTCTCGCGCGGGGGAGATGGCGGCCCGGATCCAGCAGCGCGTGGGTGGTGGGCGGGTCTATGGCGCCGAAAACGTCGCGGCGGCCGCGTCTGCCGAGATCGTCGTCCTCACGGTGCCGTTCGCCGCGCAGCAGACGACGTTGAAGGCGATCCGCGGCGCGCTGCGGCCCGGCCAGGTAGTCGTCGACGTCACTGTCCCGCTGGCCGCGGCTATCGGCGGACGGGCAACGCGCGTACTGGGTGTGTGGGAGGGATCCGCGGCCGAAGCGACGGCGGAGTCCGTACCCGATGGCGTCTCGGTCGTCGCGGCGTTCCACAACATCTCGGCCGGCCATCTTGACCATCTCGAGGCCGCGATCGATTGCGACGTCCTCGTGTGTGGCGACGAGCGCGGGTCGAAGGTTCGCGTGGCGCGCCTCGTGGAAGCGCTGGACGGTGCGCGCTTTGTGGACGCCGGGCCGCTGGCGAACGCCCGGATCGTGGAGTCGATCACCGCCCTCCTTGTCGGCATCAATATCCGCTACAAAATTCCCGGTGCGGGTATCCGCATCACCGGTCTGCCCGCGGCGGAGCCCCGTTCGTGA
- the cofE gene encoding coenzyme F420-0:L-glutamate ligase — MIEQGPPEVRIIPLPVEGEIETGSDLARLALEAAKARGTTILDSDVLVVTQKAVSKSEGRIVRLSEVDPSPIAQQWADRYGKDARQIETVLRESRRIVKMDRGIIIAETRHGFVCANAGVDASNVGPGVVSLLPVDPDASAAALRDRVRELSRAMPAVIITDTFGRAWRNGLTNVAIGVAGIEPLRSFAGQHDPYGYELRVTIVAIADELASAAELVMGKVDGVPFALVRGFAFDRAPGGAHALVRDPAEDLFR, encoded by the coding sequence GTGATCGAGCAGGGGCCGCCGGAGGTCCGAATCATTCCGCTTCCGGTGGAGGGAGAAATTGAGACCGGATCGGACCTCGCACGCCTCGCGCTCGAAGCGGCGAAGGCCCGAGGGACGACGATCCTGGATTCCGACGTCCTCGTCGTGACCCAGAAGGCCGTATCGAAGTCGGAGGGAAGAATCGTTCGCCTTTCCGAAGTGGATCCCTCGCCGATCGCCCAGCAGTGGGCCGATCGTTACGGCAAAGACGCTCGACAGATCGAGACAGTGCTGCGGGAGTCCCGCCGAATTGTCAAGATGGATCGAGGCATCATCATCGCGGAGACGCGCCACGGGTTCGTCTGCGCCAATGCCGGCGTGGACGCGTCGAACGTCGGTCCGGGCGTCGTGTCGCTCCTTCCCGTCGACCCCGACGCGTCGGCCGCAGCACTGCGCGACCGGGTCCGGGAATTGAGCCGCGCGATGCCCGCTGTCATCATTACCGACACCTTTGGCCGGGCGTGGCGCAACGGGCTGACGAACGTGGCCATCGGGGTAGCAGGGATCGAGCCGCTGCGCTCGTTTGCCGGTCAGCACGACCCCTACGGGTACGAGCTGCGCGTGACGATCGTTGCCATCGCCGACGAGCTGGCATCGGCGGCGGAGCTGGTGATGGGAAAGGTGGACGGCGTACCGTTTGCCCTCGTGCGCGGCTTCGCATTCGATCGGGCCCCCGGTGGAGCGCACGCGCTGGTGCGCGACCCCGCGGAGGATCTCTTTCGATGA
- the cofD gene encoding 2-phospho-L-lactate transferase yields the protein MTAPADSGPLVTVLAGGVGAARFLQGLVQVVAPEQVVAIVNTGDDAEFYGVHVSPDLDIVMYTLAGLVDEERGWGIRGDTFVTLDQLQRFGVETWFRLGDRDLAACLERTRLLRAGARLSAVTERLCQGLGVQVHVLPMSDDSVRTFIRTPAGDFPFQEYFVKRGQRDVVRGVDVRGAAEASPAPGVVDAIRSATTVIIAPSNPFVSIGTILAIPGVRDELARRRERVVAVTPIIGGAAIKGPAAAMLAGMGAEVSALGVAALYRDVAGTFVLDSTDAHLASRVEALRMRAVVAPTLMTGPEEKRALADRVLHAVDCDSCGR from the coding sequence GTGACCGCGCCTGCGGATTCGGGGCCGTTGGTGACCGTGCTGGCCGGTGGCGTAGGCGCGGCCCGCTTTCTTCAGGGACTCGTCCAGGTTGTTGCTCCCGAGCAGGTGGTGGCGATCGTGAACACCGGTGACGACGCGGAGTTCTACGGCGTTCACGTTTCACCGGACCTCGACATCGTGATGTACACCCTCGCGGGCCTGGTCGATGAGGAGCGCGGGTGGGGCATTCGCGGAGATACCTTCGTCACGCTCGACCAGCTCCAGCGCTTCGGCGTCGAGACGTGGTTTCGGCTTGGTGATCGCGATCTGGCGGCCTGCCTCGAACGAACGCGGCTCCTTCGCGCGGGAGCGCGGCTCTCGGCCGTCACCGAGCGGCTCTGTCAGGGGCTTGGCGTGCAGGTCCACGTGCTCCCGATGAGCGACGACTCCGTTCGGACATTCATCCGAACGCCGGCGGGAGACTTCCCCTTCCAGGAGTACTTCGTGAAGCGCGGCCAGCGAGATGTGGTGCGGGGCGTCGACGTGCGGGGCGCTGCCGAGGCGTCGCCAGCCCCGGGCGTCGTCGACGCGATCCGCTCCGCCACCACGGTCATCATTGCGCCGAGCAACCCCTTCGTCAGCATCGGAACCATTCTCGCGATCCCGGGCGTGCGCGACGAGCTGGCCCGGCGGCGCGAGCGCGTCGTCGCCGTCACGCCCATCATCGGGGGCGCAGCGATCAAGGGGCCGGCGGCCGCGATGCTCGCGGGAATGGGGGCGGAGGTGTCTGCCCTTGGCGTCGCGGCCCTCTATCGGGACGTCGCCGGGACGTTCGTGCTGGACTCGACCGATGCCCATCTGGCTTCGCGCGTCGAAGCGCTCCGGATGCGCGCCGTCGTCGCGCCAACCTTGATGACGGGTCCCGAGGAGAAGCGAGCCCTCGCTGATCGAGTCCTGCACGCCGTGGATTGTGATTCCTGCGGGCGCTAG
- the cofC gene encoding 2-phospho-L-lactate guanylyltransferase, giving the protein MGVEAPREKDVRGQSWDVVTSPACVSVLLPVKELRDAKLRLSRVLSQEQRGRLVLAMLEDVAAAVRGAGFVVTVVSPDVRVLDRADAVGARPMPQDPRARTLNQALARAISATAPTRAILVILPDTPLVSSTEIRALVSAESGGAEAWSSAADVAANGGAGLPREGRPRVAIAPDRAGRGTNALYLRPPRLIRPAFGRGSLARHRRASESVGVQAAVCRLPGLALDVDAPSDIAALLEVASDTATHRLLREIAE; this is encoded by the coding sequence GTGGGCGTCGAGGCGCCGCGCGAGAAGGACGTGCGCGGTCAATCGTGGGACGTGGTGACCAGTCCCGCGTGCGTATCTGTCCTCCTTCCCGTCAAGGAGCTGCGGGACGCGAAGCTCCGACTGAGCCGCGTTTTGAGCCAAGAGCAGCGAGGGCGTCTCGTCCTCGCGATGCTGGAAGACGTGGCGGCGGCGGTGCGCGGAGCGGGCTTCGTGGTCACGGTCGTGAGTCCAGACGTGCGGGTGCTGGATCGCGCGGACGCCGTCGGCGCGCGGCCAATGCCACAAGATCCCAGAGCCAGGACCCTCAACCAGGCGCTGGCCCGTGCCATCTCGGCGACGGCGCCGACGCGCGCGATCCTCGTGATCCTCCCGGATACGCCGCTGGTATCGTCCACCGAAATACGCGCGCTGGTCTCAGCCGAGAGCGGAGGAGCCGAGGCGTGGTCTTCTGCGGCGGACGTTGCAGCGAACGGCGGCGCGGGGCTGCCTCGCGAGGGTCGACCCCGCGTTGCGATCGCGCCCGATCGAGCCGGCCGCGGGACGAATGCGCTCTACCTGCGTCCACCGCGCCTGATTCGGCCGGCCTTTGGGCGCGGCAGCCTCGCGCGCCACCGTCGAGCTTCCGAGTCGGTCGGTGTCCAGGCCGCGGTGTGTCGGCTCCCGGGTCTTGCCCTCGACGTCGATGCGCCGTCGGACATCGCGGCGTTGCTGGAGGTGGCGAGCGATACGGCGACCCATCGTCTGCTGCGCGAGATTGCGGAGTAA
- a CDS encoding CoA-transferase, whose amino-acid sequence MNGAERSGDEARSKVVSLAEAASLVHDGDHVALSGFACTRNAVAFSHELIRQGRHDLTLSACVLGLDADLLVGAGAARRLIYGGGSLDRYGPIQCVNRAYEQKKVVAEYYSSLAVSFRYLAGALGIPHMPIRSMLGSDLLTRLEEETAPDSVREMDDPFTGERLVLLRALQPDVAVLQVQMADAEGNARVYGPRWENAEAARAARQVVVITEDLVPVDLIRQQPELTIVPGFHVSAVVHLPFGAHPTSLYRYYDHDEEHLKHYVSKARTDAGVAEYIDEFIIKTGDHFGYLERVGGIAALSALKADPLLGY is encoded by the coding sequence ATGAACGGCGCAGAGCGAAGCGGCGATGAGGCGCGGAGCAAAGTGGTCTCGCTTGCCGAGGCTGCCAGCCTCGTACACGACGGAGACCACGTGGCGCTATCGGGCTTCGCCTGCACCCGAAATGCCGTCGCATTCTCGCACGAGCTGATCCGTCAAGGCCGGCACGACCTCACCCTCTCGGCGTGCGTTCTGGGCCTCGATGCCGATCTCTTGGTAGGCGCTGGCGCCGCGCGCCGGCTCATTTATGGCGGCGGGTCGCTCGACCGATACGGGCCGATCCAGTGCGTGAACCGCGCGTACGAGCAGAAGAAGGTCGTCGCGGAGTACTACAGCAGCCTCGCCGTGTCATTCCGTTATCTCGCCGGCGCCCTCGGGATCCCCCACATGCCGATTCGCTCTATGCTGGGATCCGATCTGCTCACCCGACTCGAGGAAGAGACGGCGCCCGACAGTGTGCGGGAGATGGATGACCCGTTCACCGGCGAGCGCCTCGTGCTCCTCCGGGCGCTCCAGCCGGACGTGGCGGTGCTTCAGGTCCAAATGGCCGACGCGGAAGGAAACGCACGGGTGTATGGTCCCCGATGGGAGAATGCCGAAGCGGCGCGCGCCGCCCGCCAGGTGGTGGTGATAACCGAGGATCTCGTGCCCGTGGACCTGATCCGTCAGCAGCCGGAGCTGACCATCGTGCCCGGATTCCACGTCTCGGCGGTCGTCCACCTGCCGTTCGGCGCCCATCCTACGTCCCTCTATCGGTATTACGACCACGACGAGGAGCACCTGAAGCACTACGTCAGCAAAGCCCGAACCGACGCGGGCGTGGCCGAATATATTGACGAATTCATCATAAAGACCGGTGATCACTTTGGATATCTGGAGCGCGTAGGCGGGATCGCGGCTCTCTCCGCACTCAAAGCGGATCCTTTGCTTGGATACTGA
- a CDS encoding CoA-transferase: MSQAAAGSYSTSELMVAAGSRELRDDQVVFAGLGIPQLAVSLAQRTHAPRIQVLNEIGLVDPHLLELGVGNADPRHWYRATCFTSFLDVVGMMLHRGLVDVGFLGALEVDQFGNNNSSEVRRDDGGIRRFGGGGGANDIASHARSTIIIIRHERRKLVERLVHNTSPGFLSGGDSRARIGLPGGGPSRVLTDKAVFGFDAESKRLKVLSIHPGVTPEDLRDSTGFPIDVPRDCPLTPPPTEEEVRLIREELDPNRMYVSAF, from the coding sequence GTGAGCCAGGCAGCAGCGGGCAGCTACTCGACATCAGAGCTGATGGTGGCGGCCGGGTCCCGCGAGCTGCGAGACGATCAGGTTGTGTTCGCGGGGCTTGGAATCCCGCAGCTCGCTGTATCTCTCGCACAGCGAACCCACGCGCCCCGAATCCAGGTCCTCAACGAGATTGGGCTGGTGGACCCGCACCTGCTGGAGCTGGGTGTTGGGAACGCTGACCCGCGCCACTGGTACCGGGCGACGTGCTTCACGAGCTTCCTCGACGTCGTGGGGATGATGCTTCATCGAGGCCTGGTCGACGTGGGGTTCCTTGGAGCGCTCGAGGTCGACCAGTTCGGGAACAACAACAGCAGCGAGGTCCGCCGAGACGACGGCGGCATTCGTCGATTTGGCGGCGGGGGCGGCGCGAACGATATCGCCTCGCATGCGCGCTCCACCATCATCATCATCCGGCACGAACGACGGAAGCTCGTGGAACGATTGGTCCACAATACGAGCCCTGGGTTTCTGTCCGGTGGCGACAGCCGGGCGCGCATAGGACTGCCGGGCGGCGGTCCCTCACGCGTGCTGACGGACAAGGCCGTCTTCGGCTTCGACGCCGAGTCGAAGCGGCTGAAGGTGCTGTCGATTCATCCAGGCGTCACGCCCGAGGACCTTCGCGACAGCACCGGGTTCCCCATCGACGTCCCGCGGGATTGTCCGCTCACTCCACCTCCAACGGAGGAGGAGGTGCGGCTGATCCGGGAGGAGCTGGACCCAAATCGCATGTACGTCTCAGCCTTCTAG
- a CDS encoding Rieske 2Fe-2S domain-containing protein, whose protein sequence is MLTEVDNELLIRTGPGTPMGGVLRRYWMPALLAWEIEEPDSPPVKVKLLGEDLVAFRDSVGRVGILGEFCPHRCASLWLGRNEEEGLRCVFHGWKFDVDGKCVEMPNEPVEMDFKHRIQAKAYPSVEMGGVIWTYMGPRETMPPPPMFEWTQVPETHRQVNKTWEECNWLQGLEGGIDSIHSSFLHRSLTGSSNSGGLAGLRARSISAKLEVDVTDYGFLYASIRPLGDEGNYVRTYHYVMPFTQIRAAQGETGEPSGKRVHGHMWVPMDDENHMVYNWFYSFGDTPIPEEQRRSRQPTFPGGEQTADFRKVRNRDNAWLIDRAKQRTYSFTGIEGINTQDHAVQESMGRIVDRSQEHLGSTDRAVVTARRLLVDAVRTVAAGGNPPGTGDSYHHIRAIERVLAPGADWRAALRPEIYPELALA, encoded by the coding sequence ATGCTGACCGAGGTTGACAACGAGCTGCTGATTCGAACCGGACCCGGTACGCCGATGGGCGGCGTATTGCGCCGTTACTGGATGCCGGCGCTGTTGGCCTGGGAGATCGAGGAGCCCGACTCGCCGCCGGTCAAGGTGAAGCTGCTCGGGGAAGACCTGGTAGCTTTTCGAGATTCGGTCGGACGGGTCGGGATTCTCGGCGAGTTTTGCCCCCACCGGTGTGCCTCTCTCTGGCTGGGGCGGAACGAAGAAGAGGGCCTGCGCTGCGTGTTTCACGGCTGGAAGTTCGACGTGGACGGCAAGTGCGTCGAGATGCCGAATGAGCCCGTCGAGATGGATTTCAAGCACCGGATCCAAGCGAAGGCCTATCCCAGCGTAGAGATGGGGGGCGTCATCTGGACCTACATGGGGCCGCGCGAAACGATGCCGCCTCCGCCCATGTTCGAATGGACGCAGGTCCCCGAGACCCACCGGCAGGTCAACAAGACGTGGGAGGAGTGCAACTGGCTGCAGGGGCTGGAGGGAGGGATCGACAGCATCCACTCCTCATTTCTCCACCGGTCCCTCACCGGCAGCTCCAACAGCGGCGGACTGGCAGGCTTGCGTGCGCGGTCCATCTCCGCGAAGCTCGAGGTCGACGTCACCGACTACGGTTTCCTCTATGCATCGATTCGTCCCCTCGGCGACGAGGGGAACTACGTTCGAACATATCACTACGTGATGCCCTTCACGCAGATACGGGCTGCCCAAGGGGAGACGGGTGAGCCAAGCGGCAAGCGCGTGCATGGGCACATGTGGGTGCCGATGGACGACGAAAACCACATGGTCTACAACTGGTTTTACAGCTTCGGCGACACGCCGATTCCGGAAGAGCAGCGTCGATCTCGCCAGCCGACATTTCCCGGCGGCGAGCAGACGGCCGATTTTCGAAAGGTGCGGAATCGCGACAACGCGTGGCTCATTGATCGCGCCAAGCAGCGCACCTATAGCTTTACCGGCATCGAGGGCATCAACACCCAGGACCATGCAGTCCAGGAGAGCATGGGGCGAATCGTGGACCGCAGCCAGGAGCACCTCGGGTCCACGGATCGGGCGGTCGTGACGGCCCGTCGCCTTCTGGTCGACGCGGTGCGGACCGTGGCCGCTGGCGGAAACCCGCCGGGAACAGGGGACAGCTACCACCACATTCGCGCCATCGAGCGGGTCCTCGCGCCCGGCGCAGACTGGCGCGCCGCTCTCCGGCCGGAGATCTACCCGGAGCTGGCGCTCGCGTAG